From the Spirochaetales bacterium genome, the window TAACATAGTTGCCGCCCCCTGTCACCAGTGTATCGATCAATCCGGGTTCGGCGGCTCCCGCGCGCATGGTATATGTGAAACGGGTCATCCCCATCCCGGATGAAAAATGCGGTACGACGGCCAGGCTTGAATACCCCGATGATATTTTCAGTCCGATTGAAAAATCGAGCGTCTTCGGATAAAACCGTCCGGAACAATACAACCCTTCGATAAACGGAAATCGCGCAACAAGCCCGATACTCGAGGTGCCGTCAAGGAGTTCGTCAAAATCCCGGGAATCCTGTAGTGCATAATCGGCGAAAAGGGTAAGGAAATCGGCCCGAAACGGCCTTATGCCGGTTTCAAAAACCGCTTCATAGTGCTCTCCCGAAAAGGATGTACTCCCGGAAAGACCGAGCGAAAGGAAGGGGAAAGGCCGTGCGAGAAGTCCCATGACATAAAGGTTGTCGGCATCGAATATGCCCGAAGCGTCTTCCGTCCACTCGTATCCGAAGCCGACACTGAAGGCGGTATTACCGAAACTGCTGGATATCCTGTACGTCGCCTTCCAGTCATCATTCAAGCCGAGTCTGTTCATGACACCGAAACCCAATCCGGGAAATGCCAGAAAAAATCCAAAGCGGTCAAAGGTATATTCGTCATCGGCCAGATTGGAGAAAGCAGTCATGGTATCGAACGATCTTACGTAACTCAACACGGCGGGGTTGACAAAACCGTAAAGCCCGATATCCATCTCCCCCGGGGGGGCGAGTAAAAACTGCGTATTATCGTGATACGGAGTGAATGGCGGCTGGGGAAAACAGGGAATCAATCCCAATAAAAATAAAATTCCAAAGAATACTTTTTTCACAATCTCCCTCCTTTTCTCGTGTCGGATCAGAGTACTTTCGTATTGTCATTCTGTCAAGAACAGCACTGCATTGGAACACCGGTATTCCGGAAATTACAGACATATGGTATCATTTTGCCGTGAGTCAGGAAGCCGTCATACTATGGTAATAAACAGAATAACGGCCGTGACATTGTATCGCTACGATCACGGGGACGCCACCCCGCGTCCCGATAAAAAGCGTTATATTACTTGACGCCGTTGGCTCTTCGGCTTATCTTTTTCAATGAACGTTGTTTTTACACCGATTTTGATATGAAAACCGAACGGTTGGATGGTTTTTTTTACATGACGTGATATATTGAAGTGGCAGCCGGTCGTCGGGACAACGGAAACCTGATTCAAAAGAAGGAGCGGTTATGGATTCCAATCTTTATCAAATCTTCCAGAAAGCATCTGAAAACAGGCCTGAAGACGAAATTCTTTCTTTTCCCGATTATCTGGATCTTATCAAGCAAAAACCATGGATTACGCGAAATACCTTTCAACTGCTTCATGATATGATTCTCACAAGCGGTGTCGAATATACGATAATACCAGGCAAACCCATACGCCACCGGTATAAATTTTTCGAGGACGAGCAGCTTGTCGGTGAGTACGTGGTGTTCGGCCAGCAGAAAGCAAAAGAAAACCTTGTTGAAAAAATCGATAATGCAAGCCGGGGGCTCGAGGCCTCCAAACGATTGTGGATCCTTCTGGGCCCCCCGGGGGCAGCCAAGTCACGCTCGATGGACGGCATCAAACGAGCATTGAACATGTACTCAAAAACGGAAGAGGGGAGAACCTATACCCTTCTCATCCCCACCCTGGACGAACGGCTAAAGGAAAAAGCCCTCTTCAAGGAGGGAAATATTTATTATATCCAGGGGCCTATTTTCGAACGGCCGCTTCAGATAATTCCCCCTGCCTTGAGAAAGGATTTTCTTGCACAACTCAACGCATCGCTCGATCCCGGCCGGGTCAAGGAGTTTCTTCACTCGCATCCCCAGTACGATAACGAATTCAGAATCAAGATAGACGGGCTGATCTCGCCCTTTGCCGATTTCATCATCAATGAATTCATGAATAAAAAAGAAATATCATTCGCAGAACTCATACCCTTTTTAAAAGTGAGGAGGATGATATACGACGCCAGAACTAAAGCAGGTATCGGCTCATACACACCGAGGGACGAAAAAAGCCAGGAAGCGGGGTCACTCGTCGGCAATATCGACTACAGCCTGCTTCCGCTCTTCGGCAGCGAATCTCATCCCCTTGTCCATGACTATAAAGGAGAGCTTTGCAGCGGCGCAAACGGGTTTGTCGAAATTCATGAAATACTCAAACTTTCTGACAAATTTCTCTATGAAATGCTTTTTGCAACACAGGACAGGTTTTTTAAGCCCGAAGGCCAGCCGCCGATCCCCTTCAATGGGGTGATAATCGGACATACCAATTTTCACGAGTACAACATGTTCATGGCGAACAAAACGTTCGAGGCACTCCAGTCCCGAACCACATTCATAGAGATGCCGCTTTCTGTCAATTTCAAGGACGAAGAGAATATCTATCTCTTTACCTATTCGAATGAACAGCGGAAATGGGTGAAAGCGAAGAAGCATACCGCCCACGTCGCCCCCCACAGCCTGCAATTCCTGAGTCTGGTCGCGGTGATGACGAGGCTATATGAATCAAAACAGAATCCCAATCTTTCCCTCCTGCAAAAAGGACTCATTTATGCGGGCCGGGCCGACAGCGGTGTGGACAATAATATGGTACGGACAATTCTCGAGGAGTTCGAGTTCGTCAAACCCTCGGAGGGGACATTCGGACTCGATCCCCGTTTCATCCAGAATGTTTTTGAAAACACCGAACATTTCCAGATCGACGAACATTATGCCAACATAAAGCGCCTGAAGGAGGAAAAGACCGATCCCGCCATGCTTACCTCAATCGCACTGCAGAACCCCTGCGTCACCCCGCTCGATCTCTACGTGCGTATCGAAAACGCGTTGAAAGAGAATTTTGCGACAGACAAGACGCGGCTCAATCACTATGTGGAAAAAATTCTTCCCCAGGTCAAGAAATGGATATTCGGCCAGATCGCGAGCGACGTTTACAGCGCGATACTCAGGGACGACACGGTTATCGAAACGACATGGAAGAAATACACGGACCACGTCAGGGCTTATGCGCATAATACCACCGTGAAACACGAAGTCACCCAGGCCGATGTTCAGCCCGACGAACGGTTCATGCAGACCATCGAGCAGTATCTTGGCATTCCGGATAAAGACACCTTCCGGAAAGAGTTGAGTGACGCGATCGCGAGTGTCAGTTATTCGGTCCTTCTGAGTGACGAACCCTCGTACCAGAACGCGATTAAACGCTACGTATTCGAAAACGAGTTCAAGTCAAGGGAAAACATGAAACTGCTCGGCTGGATTAAAAGCGGCAGCAGCGCATCGAACGTCAATTCAAAGGAACAGGAACAATTGAACGAAACCGTCAAATACCTGATCAACAACCAGCGTTACTGCGGCAAATGTGCCTTTCAGGCACTTACCATCACGGCCAACTCCTCGAGTATTATGGTTTGACCCCGCCCGCAAGCGGGTCCCATTTCATGGTGATTCCAAATAAGGATATTTTCTATTCGGGATGCCGGAGTTGGAGATATCCTTATTTGATCTCCCTGATATACACACCGTTCAGATGCCATGCTTTTTCTCCGGTCACCAGGGTTATGGGTTCGATAATCTGCGCCACGATAAGCACGGTGGCATTCACATCGATCATCGCCCCGGACACATTTCGTGTACTTTTACGCCTGTACAATTTAAAGGTTTCGGTGCCGGTAAAGGTGATAATCGTCTTGTAGCTCTTCACTTCGTCGTACCCTACCCATGTGCCGTATAAAATTTCCACACGCACCTCAAATTTCTTCAGGTCTCCCGGATATGCCGATTCCAGTATCAGCCTGTTGACGAACGAGACGTCTTCTCCGGACAGTGATGATGAGGCAAGGGCGAGGAGGTCCTTATCGGAAACAACGGATTTCAGACGCGAAGGCTCATAAAGCGGACCGTTTTCGATAATGGTATTTAGTTCGGCAACAAGTTCCCTGACAAGGAGGACCGTCCCGGATGAGGCACTTCCGTAAGCTTTGATTTTTGTCCGCAATTGATCAGAAACCGATTCCATGAGCATTCGCGACAGGGGATCTTTTCCGTTTTTCAATTTCAAAATGAAATTCGAAGGGACGGGAAAATCGTCGGGCGAGAGAAAAAACGCATTTGATTTTGCGGGTTTGACGACGGACATTGTACCGTTAAGGAGAACGAGTTTATTGGTATCGATCGCATCATAATTTCCGCTTTCAAGTGACCGACTCAGTACCTCGAGGGTCACTGAAAAGTCGATAATATCGTCAAAATCTGTTCGGGAAACGGGAAAAACAAAAGGAAGCTGCAGTATAAACAGGGCAAAAATAATGAGAATTATTCCCTTTTTTTTCATAATTCCCCCTTTCATTTCAAATAATATCGATATCGATACGGCGGGTCAATAACCGCCCCTATGTTTTACGACAAGCCCGCTGATTTTTCGAAATACCGTTTCGAGTCTTTTCGCCTCCCTTCCCGACAGCCCGGCGCGGGCAAGAATATCCTTGAAAAAACGGCCGAGATCTTCCGGTTTGCCCCTTGTAAAAAACCCGATGTGTTTGAGTGAGTGAATCATCACGGAGACCAGCAGTTTCAGTTTTTCATCCGTTATCGGTGTATATCGTGAGTGCGATCCGGCGGTTGTTGATTCCCTGTATAACAGGTAGGCAAGAATTTGAACGGCGTGAGAAAGGTTGAGTGAAGGGAAAAGGGGTGAACTCGGGATGTGTACGGCCACATGGCAGAGAGCGAGTTCGGCATCCGAAAGCCCCGATTCTTCATTTCCGAATACAAAAGCCGCTTTTCCGTTCGGATGCTGCATTATTTTTGCTATCGCCTCTTCCGGCGACAGGGAAAAGTATTTCCTTTTTTTCCCCCTCCGCCTCGTTACTCCCAGAACGAGAGAAATATCCCCGATCGCCTCTTCAAGCCGGCTTACCGTCATCGCTTGTTCGAACACATCATATGCATGAATGGCGAGATTTTTTACCTCGGTGAGATCAAGCCTTTTCCTTCCGACAATGGCAAGCGACTTCACGTGCATTGTTTTCATTGCCCTGCATACCGCACCGACATTTTTCGCATCCTGCGGATGAACCAGAATGATGCGAATATTCTCCAAAGCACTGTCCATAACAAAGGATACCATATCGTTGCTTGTCTCGACAACCTGCACCGGACCCCCGTTCATCATCCCGAATCAGGCGAAAACCGCGCTGCCGGACCGTATACCGTATGGCAAACAAAAGCATATACGGCGTATCCGGCGATAAAAGTTCATATTTTTAAGTTTTTACCCGTTAAATTCCACTTCTCTTTGATATAAAAACGTGTAAAATACGTGAAAACGATTGGAAAACTATGATAATGTAGTTATTATTGATAAACTGTAATAAATCCGGGATAGTCTTTTGAAATAGACAAAAATTACCGATGATATGATATGGATAGAATGCAGGTGAGAGAAACCGGCAAACATGATACTTTTTTTTGAATTTTATTTGACAAATACCTGTATGATTTATAATATATAAACTGTATCAGTGAGGTTGATTTTTTTTATGCAATCGTGTAAATATAATTGGGCATAAAGGAATACTATGAATAATGAAATAGTTCCTGGTTTTGATGACGAAAAGGACGATAGTCTAAAAATACGACTCCAGAATTTCAAAGATATAAATGGACTTGTTGCCTTATACCTGACAGGCTATATTGACACATATAATTCCAACAACTTTCAAAAACGTGTGGGAAAAGCGATTGAATCGGGATTTACAAAGCTTATTTTTCATTGCGGCGGACTAAACTATGTGTCAAGTACCGGAATCGGGTCATTTACGGCGTTTCTTAAATCCGTCAAACCGCGCGGAGGAGATATTGTCCTCCTCGAGATTCAACCCAAGGTATATGAAGTGTTTCAACTCCTCGGTTTTTCTCAATTTTTCAATATCAAAGACAACCTCGAAGAAGCGGTTGCTTTTTTCAGAAAAACAACAGACGAATTAAAACCAGAAATATTCCCCAAAATTTTCAAATGCCCTATTTGCTCTAAAAAATTAAAAGCCATAAAAGCCGGTCGATTTCGATGTTCCGAATGTAAAAGCATCCTGGTGATCGATAATACGGGCCAGGTATTACTTGGGTAAGGAATCATCGTTTCTTTATCCAAAATATTAAATATATGGGAGAGGCTTATGAATATCAAAGAGAAAATAGAGAATTATTTTATCGAGCTCGATGTCCCCTATGAGCGAAAAGAGGATAACCTCTGGATTATTTCAGACGAAAGCAGGTCGCTTCAAAATATCGCGGTTACTCTGGAGGATTCTATTGTGACAATTACCGTCAATGTTATGCAAGTGCCAAATAAAGGGAAGGAAGAACTTTTCAGCAAGCTTTTAGCACTCAATGCAACGGATTTAATGCATGGTGCTTATGCAATTGAAGGAAATGCAATCGTCCTTCTTGATACGCTTGAGGGAGAAACCCTCGATTTAAAGGAACTGCAGGCTTCTCTTGACGCAATTGGATTGGCACTGACCCAACACTACAAGGTACTTGCAGAGTATCGAAATTAAGAAAAGGAGGTCTTTCGTATGGGAATTTTTAAGAGAGTATCAGACGTATTCAAGGCAAATATAAATGATTTGATCAGCAAGGCAGAAGATCCGGAAAAAATGCTCAATCAGATGATTATCGATATGAACGAACATCTTATTGATGCAAAAAAAGGTGTCGCCTCTGCAATCGCCGATGAAAAAAGACTCGAACGGCAGATGAATGAAAATCTTCAGAAAGCACAGGAATGGGAAGGCAAGGCAATGATCGCCCTCAAGGCCGGAAAAGAAGATCTTGCAAAACAGGCACTGCTTCGCAAACAGGAGTATGCGAACTATCATGGTGAGTTAAAACCCCAATGGGAAGCGCAGCACGCCGCAGTGTCGAAACTCAAGGATTCATTACGGGCACTTCAACAGAAAATTGAGGAAGCCCAGAGAAAGAAGAATATCCTTATTGCACGGGCAAAGAGGGCCGAGACGACAAAGAAAATCCAGCAGACCATGGGCTCGATGGCAAACAATAATGCTTTTGCCGTGTTCGACAGAATGTCCCAGAAGGTCGACAGAATAGAGGCAGAAGCCGATGCGCTGGGAGAACTCGAAGATATGAGCGCATCATCCGACCTGGACAAACAATTCAAGGAACTCGAGTCTTCGGGGACGAGTGCCGACCTCCTTCTCGAGGAATTGAAGGCAAAAATGGACAAAGAAGGCGGCGGGGAGTAATAGAAAACAAATTCAGAGTCAATATCATCACCGGCAGTCAATCCCTGGTGGAACGAATAAAGTTTTATTTCAGGGAACGTGACGATATTGAGATTCTTTTTTCCGAAAAACCGCTTACTGAAGACAAAGCGGATATCTATATCGCTCCGGCAGAAGAAATCGAGGCGATTCTGGACCGGAGAAATACGGCGGACAACGGGCTTCCGATAATCGGATACGGAAGCCCTTCTTATTTACGAAAGGCATTTCTATCAGGGTGTTCGGATTATCTTAAAGACGAGTGGGCGATTGACGAGCTTGATGTCAGGCTTACCCGTATCAAGAACATCTGTGAAAAGCATTATTCTTTTCCCTGGGGCAGTATCTCCTTCAGGGGAACCGGGGCAATAACTGCCTTGGGAATCGCCCCCCTCTCTATACATGAATATAAAATACTTACCCGTTTGCTGAGACAACGGGGAAAAACCGTCAGCAGAGAAGTGTTGTTTTATACGATCTGGAACAAAAGAGGAAACACTAAAAGCAGGGTGCTGGATGTCCATATATCCTCTCTCCGTAAAAAATTGACAAAAATAATTCCAAAGCCCGAAGCGGACACATTCATAAAAACGATTAAAAACGGAGGATATATGATCCAATGAAAAGCTTCTTAACCGAATTGAAAAAAAAACAGAAAAAGCGGCCCCTGCGCATCGTCTTTGTCTGTACGGCTAACTGTTGCCGTTCACCTGTCGCCGAAATTCTCTTTGAAAAAATGCTTCTCAGTCGATTCAATTCGCTTTCCGATATGAACAGATACATCATTATCGAATCCGCCGGCACCTCATATGACGATATGCCGATCTCGCAAAACTCGGCGCACATGCTCATGAGAGAAGAGGGGGTACCGGTACGGCGGTGTCAGCGGCATCGCGGGAGACTGATCACTAAAATCGAAAAACCCGATCTTATTCTTACGATGACCCGGCAACAAACGGACGCGGTAAAAACATCGGTTCCCCGCTGGGCCGACCGTGTCTTCACCCTGGGAGGTTTTGTCCGGAATAAGGACGGAGAGTCCGGTTTTGACATCCCGGATCCGATCGGAGGGCCGTTATCGGAATACAGACGAATGAAAGACCGGATAAAATCCGATCTGAAGTTGCTTCTTGAAGAAGCCGGGCTTTCCGGTCTTCTCGATCGATAATATCCTGCTGTTGATTCGGGTATATCCCGGATCAAAAATCATCGTTACGGAAGACGGATTATCAATAATACAGTCTATAAAGGGGTAAAAAAAGATGAAAACAAAGAAGGAGTATGTTCTGGGAATAATAGCGGCTCCTCAGGATGACGCCGAACATATTGCCAGGGTAATCGTGGAAAAACGCCTTGCCGCGTGCATACAAATCGCCGGTCCGATATCGAGTTTTTACTGGTGGAAAGGAAAGGTGGAAAAGGATACAGAAGCCCTCATGTTTATAAAAACAAAAGAAAAATGCACAAAAAGCATAGAGGAGGTCTTAAAAACGATCCATCCCTACGAGATCCCGGAACTCATCTTTCTACCGATATCGGCCGGACTCCCGTCATATTTCAACTGGATCGATGAAACAGTGTCCGCTGCGCCGGTTTGATTACAGCGACGGGAAGAATATACCGAATACGGGGCTTTTTCGCTGGCAATATTGGATTAATTGTATTATCCTTCATAGAAGGAGGGATATGTCTCACATCTTTTTATATCGAACGGATGCATCAGCAGCCGGATAAAAAAGCAACGCGGTGAAAATAAATATAAATTATCCTAGTATTCCCGGAATACCGGAACAGTGGTGTGGACATTGTGGGGGATTATCTTATATTAAGGAGCCTGAAATGAAGAAATCTATTATTATCGTTATCGTTATCATGACTGCTTTTTTTCTCGCGTCCTGTTTGGGGGTTGAAAGCAGGATCAAACTCAATGCCGATGGTTCGGGCCATATCTTTTTCTCGTACAGGATCTCGCAGATGCTGCTCAATATGGGAAAAGAGGCTGAAGGCGAAGGCGAGGAATCGTCTGCAGAGGGAGGAAGCGACATGCCGCTTCCCATTACCAAGGAAGATTTTGAGGAACAGGTCGAAGGCATTGAAGGATTGCGTGTGGTCAATGTAACACAGGAAGAGAATGAAAAGGATCTCATAATCAATGCGGAACTCGAGTTCGATAATGTCGAAAAACTCAATGACTCTGAAACCTTCTCCGAATGGACGATCAGTTATAAAAAAGAAGGGGGAACATATATCTACAAGCAACTCATCACCGAGGGGTCGGAGGAAGATGTCGATGAAGAGAGTATCGCGATGATCGAGTCGATGTTCGCCGGTTACGAACTGGCATTCAGCGTCGAAACCCCGAAACCGATCAAGGAACATAATATCGGTGAGCTTTCCGCCGACAAAAAGACCTGTACTTACCGCATTCCCATATCCAATATGATGTCGGTAAAGGACAGGCTTGAACTCATTATCA encodes:
- a CDS encoding TrmJ/YjtD family RNA methyltransferase; this translates as MMNGGPVQVVETSNDMVSFVMDSALENIRIILVHPQDAKNVGAVCRAMKTMHVKSLAIVGRKRLDLTEVKNLAIHAYDVFEQAMTVSRLEEAIGDISLVLGVTRRRGKKRKYFSLSPEEAIAKIMQHPNGKAAFVFGNEESGLSDAELALCHVAVHIPSSPLFPSLNLSHAVQILAYLLYRESTTAGSHSRYTPITDEKLKLLVSVMIHSLKHIGFFTRGKPEDLGRFFKDILARAGLSGREAKRLETVFRKISGLVVKHRGGY
- a CDS encoding PspA/IM30 family protein; the protein is MGIFKRVSDVFKANINDLISKAEDPEKMLNQMIIDMNEHLIDAKKGVASAIADEKRLERQMNENLQKAQEWEGKAMIALKAGKEDLAKQALLRKQEYANYHGELKPQWEAQHAAVSKLKDSLRALQQKIEEAQRKKNILIARAKRAETTKKIQQTMGSMANNNAFAVFDRMSQKVDRIEAEADALGELEDMSASSDLDKQFKELESSGTSADLLLEELKAKMDKEGGGE
- a CDS encoding divalent-cation tolerance protein CutA yields the protein MKTKKEYVLGIIAAPQDDAEHIARVIVEKRLAACIQIAGPISSFYWWKGKVEKDTEALMFIKTKEKCTKSIEEVLKTIHPYEIPELIFLPISAGLPSYFNWIDETVSAAPV
- a CDS encoding anti-sigma factor antagonist (This anti-anti-sigma factor, or anti-sigma factor antagonist, belongs to a family that includes characterized members SpoIIAA, RsbV, RsfA, and RsfB.), whose amino-acid sequence is MNNEIVPGFDDEKDDSLKIRLQNFKDINGLVALYLTGYIDTYNSNNFQKRVGKAIESGFTKLIFHCGGLNYVSSTGIGSFTAFLKSVKPRGGDIVLLEIQPKVYEVFQLLGFSQFFNIKDNLEEAVAFFRKTTDELKPEIFPKIFKCPICSKKLKAIKAGRFRCSECKSILVIDNTGQVLLG
- a CDS encoding winged helix-turn-helix domain-containing protein — encoded protein: MERIKFYFRERDDIEILFSEKPLTEDKADIYIAPAEEIEAILDRRNTADNGLPIIGYGSPSYLRKAFLSGCSDYLKDEWAIDELDVRLTRIKNICEKHYSFPWGSISFRGTGAITALGIAPLSIHEYKILTRLLRQRGKTVSREVLFYTIWNKRGNTKSRVLDVHISSLRKKLTKIIPKPEADTFIKTIKNGGYMIQ